From Coffea arabica cultivar ET-39 chromosome 2e, Coffea Arabica ET-39 HiFi, whole genome shotgun sequence, the proteins below share one genomic window:
- the LOC140036202 gene encoding zinc finger BED domain-containing protein RICESLEEPER 2-like has product MVVTNHFVDFDWVLQKRVLNFCNAPPPHTGVIIADTLSKCFIDWGIENKVSNITVDNASYNDVCIRRLREDFSPKKRLMQDGLGQLGGVIDVVREWIKYLNNSESRLLEFAKIKKQLQLPSRKLILDCPTRWNSTYLMLASGLEFKDVFSRYADIDPGFHYVFTDFEWMKVKEHLRVMAGTKFDKYWGESNVLLSLGAILDPRYKIFLINHTFPVIYGEDAAPRFVAEIRDTLYELYNEYVDCHIVSHSEQ; this is encoded by the exons atgGTTGTGACTAatcattttgttgattttgattgGGTGCTACAAAAACGTGTGTTGAATTTTTGCAATGCTCCTCCTCCTCATACTGGAGTTATTATAGCTGATACTCTAAGTAAGTGCTTTATTGATTGGGGGATTGAGAATAAGGTTTCTAACATAACTGTTGATAATGCTTCATACAATGATGTGTGCATTAGGAGACTTAGAGAggatttttctccaaaaaagaGATTAA TGCAAGATGGTCTTGGTCAACTTGGTGGTGTGATTGATGTTGTTAGAGAATGGATAAAGTACTTGAACAATTCTGAATCTAGGCTTCTTGAATTTgccaaaattaaaaaacagCTTCAATTGCCCTCTAGAAAGCTAATTTTGGACTGTCCAACAAGATGGAATAGCACCTATTTGATGTTAGCTTCAGGTTTAGAGTTCAAGGATGTTTTTTCAAGATATGCAGACATTGACCCCGGATTTCACTATGTTTTTACTGATTTTGAGTGGATGAAAGTGAAAGAA CATCTTCGGGTTATGGCTGGAACTAAATTTGATAAGTATTGGGGGGAAAGTAATGTACTGCTATCTTTGGGTGCAATTTTGGATCCGAGATACAAAATATTTCTTATTAATCATACTTTTCCGGTGATTTATGGTGAGGATGCAGCTCCTAGATTCGTGGCTGAAATTAGAGACACTCTTTATGAGCTTTACAATGAATATGTTGATTGTCACATAGTTTCCCATTCTGAACAATAA